Genomic DNA from Desulfosporosinus sp. Sb-LF:
TAGCGATATGAAACCTGTTATTGTCGGAGGTCGCTATGGCTTAGGTTCTAAGGATACGACTCCTTCTCAAGTTCTAGCTGTTTACAAGAACCTCAAGTCTGAAGCTCCGAAAAACGGCTTCACGATCGGTATCGTAGATGATGTGACTTTTAAATCTTTAGCTGAAGATGAAATCATCGACACCGCTCCAGAAGGTACTATTTCTTGCAAATTCTGGGGACTTGGTTCCGATGGTACTGTCGGTGCTAATAAGCAAGCTATTAAGATCATTGGGGACCACACTAAGCTCTATGCACAAGCTTATTTCCAATACGATAGTAAGAAATCTGGCGGTATCACAGTTTCCCACGTCCGCTTTGGTAAAAAACAAATTAAATCCCCTTATTATGTTACAGGCACGAATTATATCGCTTGCCACAACCAAACTTATGTCCACCAGTATGATCTCTTAAAGGGCCTGAGAAAAGGTGGAAATTTCGTCTTGAACTGCCAATGGACTCCAGAAGAGCTGGAAGAGAAACTTCCGGCTGCTATGAAGCAGTCCCTCGCTAAAAATGAAGTTAACTTTTACATTATTGATGCAGTATCGATTGCTCGTCAAATTGGGCTCGGTTCTCGCATTAACATGGTCATGCAAGCAGCTTTCTTCAAGCTTGCTAACGTAATCCCTGTCGAAGAGGCTATTGATTATCTAAAGGCTTCCGTCGTGAAGACCTATGGTAAAAAAGGCCAAAATATTGTTGATATGAACAATGCGGCGATTGATAAAGGGGTATCTTCTCTTGTTAAAGTGGAAATCCCTGCATCTTGGGCTAATGCGGACAATGCGCAAGCACAGGCGGCAGCTGCAGTTGAAGAAACAGATTTTGTGAAAAATATCCTTCGTCCGATGAATGCTTTGGAAGGAGATAACCTCCCAGTTAGCACGTTTACGGGCCGCGAAGATGGGACTTTCCCAGTAGGAACCGCATGCTCTGAAAAACGTGGTATTGCGGTTGTCGTACCAGAGTGGCAAATGGATAAGTGTATTCAATGTAACCAATGTTCCTATGTATGCCCGCACGCAGCAATTCGTCCGTTCTTGATGAACGAGGAAGAAGCGAAAAACGCTCCTGCAACCTTCGTTGGTAAGAAAGCGATTGGTAAAGAAGCTGTAAATCTGCAATTCCGTGTTCAAATAAGTACACTAGATTGTACAGGTTGTGGCAACTGTGCTGAGGTATGCCCCGCTAAGGATAAGGCTTTGATTATGAAACCAGCTGCTGAACAAATGGAGCAACAAGCAGAGAACTGGGAATTTGCAGTTACTCTCGCTAACAAGAGCAAGCTCTTTGATGTAACGACGGTTAAAGGTAGTCAGTTTGCGCAACCTTTGCTTGAGTTCAACGGCGCATGCCCTGGTTGTGGAGAAACAGCTTATATTAAACTTGTCACCCAACTTTTCGGTGACCGTATGATGATAGCAAATGCTACCGGCTGTAGTTCGATCTGGGGTGGAAGTGCTCCTTCAGTTCCTTATACTACGAACCAAGAAGGTAAAGGACCTAGTTGGGCTAACTCCTTATTCGAGGACAACGCTGAGTTTGGCTATGGTATGTACTTGGGTGTTCGTCAACAACGCGAAAAACTTGTTGAGTTGATGACTCAAGCGCTGGAAATGGAAATCAGTGCTGAGTTGAAAGAAGCCTTCCAAGAGTGGATTAAGGGTTGGGATGATGCTGAAGCCTCCAAGGTTGCGACTGTTAAGGTCCTAGCTGGACTTAATGGATATGTTGGAGATAATAAAGTTCTCTCAGAAATCCTGGCAAAGAAAGATAATCTCATCAAGAAGTCTCAGTGGATTCTTGGCGGGGACGGCTGGGCTTATGATATCGGTTTTGGAGGTCTAGACCACGTCTTAGCTTCAGGAGACGATGTTAATGTGTTTGTTCTAGATACCGAGGTTTACTCAAATACTGGAGGACAATCCTCTAAGTCTACTCCTCGGGCAGCTGTCGCTAAATTCGCTGCTGCGGGTAAGAAGATTCGTAAGAAAGATCTAGGCATGATTGCTATGAGCTATGGATATGTTTATGTAGCTCAAATCGCTCTAGGCGCTAACATGGCTCAAACGATTAAAGTGATTAAAGAAGCAGAAGCTTATAAAGGACCTTCTTTGATTATTGCCTATGCTCCGTGTATTAATCATGGCCTCAAGGTGGGTATGACCAAGAGTGTACAAGAACAGAAGAAAGCAGTTGATTCTGGTTACTGGCATCTCTATCATTATAATCCAGATCTGATAGACCAAGGCCAAAATCCATTTAGTCTTGATTCTAAAGAGCCAACCACGTCCTTCCGTGAGTTCATTATGGGCGAAGTTCGATACTCCTCCTTGGTGAATACTTTCCCAGATACTGCAGAGGAGCTATTTGCAGGGGCTGAGAAATACTCAAAGGTTCGCTATGAGTCCTACAAACGCCTCGCTGACCAAAAATGGGACTAGAAACTAATTCATAGGATTTTCAATATATCTTGATTGAGAGGGCAGGTTTACCTGCTCTCTTTTTGTTGTTTTTTTTACAATTACATAAATTCCTTGAAATAAAGTTAAGATATCTAGAAGTACAACCAGATTGTATTGGTCTAAGTGAATTCATGAAGTACACCATACTCAATTTTTGCCCTTAGTGTTTGCTTTTTGCATAGTTCATTTTTATCTTAAGTATGAAAAAACGTTACTTTCTTATATTGATTGATTTCCGACGTCATAACATGAAAGCTTGCTATAAAAGTTAGAGGAGGGCATTATGAGCCACCTTATAATAAAGGTTTTTACAGATTATCAGATCATCGTAACTATAATAATTGTTGCGATATCGTTGAAGTGGGGCGATTGGAGGAACTGGAAACGCTATTACCCAACCATGTTATTCTATATAACGGGTAATTTTGTCTATGATTTAATCGCCTATAATTATCCTTTGTGGGAGTATGAATCCCCTTTGTTGAAGACCACTTTTAGTGACCTATTGATAGCCTTAGTATTCTATCCGGCAACAATTGTTTTATATCTACCCCATATACCGAAAGGATTCCTGAAACAAGCTTTGTGGGTAACATTTTGGGTATGTGTTTATTCAATCGTGGAAATAGTTTCCTATGGATTTGGTTTTTTCTCTTATCATAACGGTTGGAGCATAGGGTGGTCTATATTATTTGATTGCTTTATGTTCCCCTTATTGTGGCTGCATTACAGAAAGCCAGTTTGGGGCTTGCTCATGGCAGTTGCAATGGCCTATACGGTTATATGGTATTTCCAAATACCTTTTTCTAGCATGAAGTAAGACGAAGGATAGTCAGTTAGATAAAATCTAGATGTATCTAAAATAAGTTGGCTATGGAAAGTCACCATATTTTTTGCAACCTCATTTTTGACATGATTTTATATAAATGGAGTATCCTTAATATTCGGCACATTGGCAGTAGGCTATTTCCTAATTCTCCGAGCCCTATTTATAGGGATATTAATGTTAACTAACCGTTTTTCGTGCTAAAGTGAACCACTTTCACCTAAGTTTGAAACATCTCTCGCAATCCTAGTTCCTGGCGAACATATTGATTACCTCTGGAATAAGATGTGCAAAAGAGAGAAGGGCGGTGTTGGCTACGGGTAGTGTGCCAATGATTGGAAACTTTGTCCGTGAGTCACTAGATCTACACTTGTTTTTCGCCCGAATTATGAGAGAACATGCCATTTTCCTGCAAGCTAGTTTTTATCCGAAAGATGTTACTTATGCTCAGCAAGCGGAACAATTTAAGTGTCAATATGACGAAATTCTTAAGGAAGCCCTGATGCTGAGCGATTGTACAGCCTCTGTAGAGGTACTGAAATCTGGAGAATTGGTCACTAATGAAACTTTGCGTTCTGAGCAGAAGACCCAGGAACTAACAGGAATATTGATTGATATGACGTTAACGACAGAAGAATTTAGAGTAACCCAAGACCAAGGGACTATTCCAGCTGAGATCCAACCGCAGGTTAGTGAATTAAATCATAAATCGATAAATCTTACGACCTCTTTTGCGAAATTTAAGGCTATGGTATTGAATCAAGTCACCCACTGTCATCTAGCGACCAATTTGTTCCCTTCACAGTTAGAACATGTTTACAGAGAAGCCCTCTTTTATCTTAAGGTTATAAAGCGAATGCAAAACAATCAGTTCGTGGATGGCCGTGTCGACTTGTTTGAACAAGAGGTTTTTTGGGGTGAAATCATGGAAGAACATGCAATGTTCGTACGGCATCTCTTAGACCCGTCCGAAAAGGAACTTTGCCGTAAGGCGAGGGATTTAGCGCGGCGATTTGAACAGTTGGAACAAAAAATGAAAGGCGAGGGATTGCCAGCTTCTAGCTTTGGACGACTTAGGCAAGAAAATATTGCTGCAACATTATCAATTGCTGAATTTAAAGCTACGGGCACGGAACTCCTTTTGGCTTGTCAGGTTAAATCGTTATTATCCCCGCTCTTAACGGACCATACGTTGAGGGAAGCCAACTACTACTTGAGAATTTTACAGTCATGGAAACCAGGTTATATCGGTCGAGGTTAACCGCGATTGACTAGAAAAGTTCATAATGAACTTTAAGACGTAAACGGATAAAGAGAAGGATGCAGGCACATGCATTCTTCCTTGATCCGTTACTTTTTTCCATGCAAGGGAGAAGAGTTGTTCACTTTGCTCCGTATTCACTACAAGGAACCTCGTTGGGTTTGGTTGATATGACATATTCCGGAATACCTTTATAAAGTATAGGATTTGAAGGATTATAATAACGCTAGGGTTCGACATCAAAAACAAGAGCATTTCACACATAAAAGTAGTGAAATGCTCTTGTCCTTTTAGGGGGTTGGGTTTTGTCCCGTAGAGAAGAGAACCAAAGACTTACGAATAATCGACTCGTTGTCGGACAAAATAAGCTTGATAAGGAGGGGGAAACGTGCGCAGCTGGATGAAAATGATCAAAGAACTCACCATTCGCCCGAAGGGAGAACGCCAGATACGGAAGTCTCCCTCGTATTCCTTTGAAGAGGATCTAAATAAGCCTTTATCTGGGACTGCAGTGAAGGAGATCTTATCTAAGAGTAGCGATGTCGTGTTCAGGGAGTTTTCTCTTCAAGGGAAAGAACTTATACCCTGTATCTTAGCGGCAGTGGATGGGATGGTAGACAAAAATCTACTCGATCAATTTATTCTTAAACCTCTCATGGTGGATTTGGCTGGACATCAGGAATTTTCCCAAGTGACATTATCAAATGTTGTGGATAAACTGCAGAGTCTACTTCCTGGCCTAGAACTTAAGAAAATATTCAAAATGGGAGAAGCACTAGATGCCGTTTTGTCCGGTGATGCGGTTATGTTTTTCGGCGATACTGAAGTGGGGATCGTTCTCGGTGCCAAGGGATGGGCTAATCGTGGCGTTACTGAACCAATCACGGAGTCGATCGTCAAAGGGCCGCGTGAGGGATTTTCGGAAACGCTTCGGATTAACACCTCACTTTTGCGGCGCAAGATCAAACATCCCTCCTTACGGATAATCTCCTTAAAACTTGGTGACATAACGAAGACCGATATTGTAGTCACATATATCGAGAAAATAGCAAGTCCAGATATCGTCTCCGAAGTTTTTAGGAGGCTGAGTAAGATTAAGATTGATGCCATGCTAGGTAATGGATATATTGAGGAAATGATTGAGGATAATCCCTATTCGCCCTTTCCTCAAATCTCCTTTACTGAGCGTCCAGATGTCCTGGCGGGGAAGCTACTGGAGGGGAAAGTGGCAATTATTGTCGATGGAACCCCCATAGTCCTTGTGGTACCAGCAGTATTGACGCAGTTTTTAAATGTGAATGAAGACTATTACCAACGGGCCATGGTAGCAATCCTTGCTCGTTTTGTCAGGTTTGTTGGAGCATTTGTAGCTATCATGGCTCCTAGCGTATACATAGCAGTAACGACATTTCATCAGGAAATTATACCGACAGACCTCCTGATGAGCATATCGGCAGGCCGGCAAGGAGTGCCCTTTCCAGCCCTGCTAGAGGCCTTGATTATGACGGTCACTCTAGAAATATTGCAGGAAGCGGGGCTCCGTTTACCAAAACCTATTGGGTCGACGATTGGAATTGTAGGGGCACTTATTATTGGTGATGCAGCAGTGAAGGCAGGGCTGGTCAGCCCCCTAATGGTCATAATCATTGGATTAACGGCTGTAGCGAGTTATGCAATTCCAACCTTCGATTTGGGTCTGGCGGTTCGGCTTATTCGATTCCCATTTATGGTTTTGGCGGGTGTACTTGGTTTCTTTGGGGTATCGGTAGGTATTTATGTGGTCACTATTCACCTGCTAGGCCTTCGTTCTTTCGGAGTGCCATACTTGAGCCCGATTGCTCCTTTGCGTGTGCGGGCCTTGTTACAAGATACGTTTGTTCGGGCTCCCTGGTGGGCGTTAAAACGTCGTCCTCAACTTATCGATGTTGAGGAACCCCGATCAGGAGAGAAAGGGAAAGGGTAACAATGGAAAGAATCTCTCCACATCAATTTATGACATTAGGGTCAGCTGTACTCCTGGGGACAACGTTCCTCCCCATAGCATTGATTGTTACCGGAGTTGGTGGGCGGGATGGCTGGATGAGCATCTTGCCTGGATTTGTCATGGGAATTCCTTACGGACTAATGGTGCTCTCTTTCTTGGCACAGTATCCACAAAAGAACTTGTTACAGATCACAGAAATACTCCTCGGTAAATGGATCGGGAAAATCATAGGGATCATGTATATCTTAATCACGGGTTACTTTGGGGGATTATTGCTAGGGCAAGTCGGGAATATCTATGAAGGTTCGATTATGCCCTTAACCCCCTTCTGGCTGTTCTGCCTAGGAGCACTACTACTCGTCTTCTACTTGGTAAGCTCTGGAATCGAAGTGCTTGCTCGCTTCTCCGAAGCCATATTCCCTGTGATCGTGCTCGCGTTGGTGCTGAATCTTGGTCTCTCTATACCGCGGATGGAACAAGGGGAACTTATGCCTATCTTAAGTGAAGGAATAAAACCCCTTTTATTCGGGGTAATCAAAACTTTACCTTTTGCGATGGAGTATACCCTCTTTTTAACGGGAATCCTTACGTTTCTTCCCACCGGTAAGCAAGAATTTGGCCAACTGAAAAGAGAGATTTGGCGAGCAGTTTTCTTGGTGGGCAGCCTAGATACTATGGTTGTCTTAATTCAGATTCTTGTCTTTGGACCCACTGAAACCGTCCGTATTGTGTATGGTTTATTAGAATTAGGGAAGATGGTGGAAGTAAGTCGGACGGTAGCGGGGGTTGAATCCATATTTCTGGGGGTTTGGCTTGGAGCAGCAGCCATAAAAATAGGTGCTTTCTTTTTCATGTCGACTTGGGGTTTAGAATCAGTCTTTAACTTGAAAGGCCTAAAATGGAACCTTGCCGTGGGTACCGTATTCGTGGGGATCGCCCTCGGGTTTACAAGAGCTCCTAATTTGATTACGGAAATTTCACTTGTTGACAATTATGTGATCTTGCCTTTTACCTCCGTTTGGATCCTCGCCCTTTGGGGAATCTCCCGCTGGAAGAAGGGAGCTGGTGTGCAATGAAAAGTAATAGGAAACGCAAAGTTATGCTTTTATTGATCTTAATGGCTTGTAGTCTATTCTTAAATGGCTGTTGGGATAAACAGGAAGTGGAAGAATTGGCCCCTTTGGTCGGGGTAGGATTTGATCTCGGTCAAAAGCCTGGTACGTTTCTTATTACGGAACAATATGCACTACCCAAAAAAGGTGCAGCAGCCTCAGAGATTGAAGGCTGGACGTATAGTTCTGAGGTTTCAAGTGCCCGGGAAATGAATGAGATGACTTCCAAGCTTCTAAATCTCCAACCTTTTATGGGTTCACTAAAGGTTATCGTCATTGGCGAAGATGCAGCAAAAGTTGGTTTTAAAGATATGTTGGATTTCGCACAACGCTTATCTGAATTTCGCCGGTCGATGTATCTGGTTTTAGCCAAAGGAAAAGCCGAAAGCCTATTAAACATGAAATTGCGCAAAGGGGAACTACCGGCGATGTTCCTTAAAAGTAATATCGAAACAGGGAAAACTATCTCGACTTTCCCAACAGTACGCTTAGGGCATTATCTTACGGTTTTGGGTAGGAAAAGTACAGCGCCAATTCTCCCGATGATTGAGAGTATAAAACCGGGGGATGGGGGCATTGAATACGAAGCGAAGGATGGGGATGGGGCACAAGAAGCTCGGTTTCAAGGTTCCGGCGTTTTTCGAGAGGACCGTTTAATTGATTTCCTCACGGACGATGAAACTAAAGGGTATATGTGGCTAGAAAACCAAGTTGTACAGCGCTTAATCAATACGGTGGGTCTTGAAGAAAGTCAGGTTAATTTTAGTGGGCAAGTTATAAAATCTAGGACAAAGTACAAAGTGAACGATAATAACGGAACAATAGAGCTTCAATACCGGATCAAAGTGAGTATTTCAGTTGACGAAGTGATGGGACTAAAGAAACGGCTTTCGGAGCCAGAGTGGGTGGATTTTATGAAAGGGGCAGAAAAGAGCTTTGCTAAGGTAATTCAGAAAGAATGTGAGCTTTCTATTAAGAAGGAAAGAGAGTTGGGCTTGGATTTCTTAGGAATTGGACGGCACATTGAACAGCGAAATCCAGCGTATTGGAAGACGGTTAAGGATCATTGGGAGGATGATATCGCAGATTTTCCAGTTTCAGTGAATGTTGAAGTCACTATTAATCATTCGGGAATGTCAGGTAACAGCGTAACGACTAATTGAACTCGAGAGGGGTAAGACTAGGGGTAGATGTAACTAGGAGGAATATAAAATGATGAAGACAATTCATGAAGAAAACAACGTGCAGGAAATCGTTGTAAACGAAGCAAAAATTCTACCCATATGTTATCGCTGTGCTCAGGTTCCTAAAAATGGATTGTATGATGGGTTCCGGATTGAGGGAATGTTTTTTTGTTCGGATTGCCAGGAGGAATTGTTTACGGCTGAGCCGGGCTCTCCTGAATATAAAGAATTTCAGTTTTTGATAAAGGAAATTCTCTTTTAACCCTTAGAGGCAATTCATGAATTGCCCTTTATCCTAGTGTCGGAAAAATATCGATGAAATTCATTGTGGATGAAAAATTTCCTAATTCGTGTTAAACTATAAGGAATACCATGTATTAACTATGTTTTGGCGAATAGTCAGGTGAGTGGAGGTTATCGGTGGGTAAACTGGGAGAGGGATTGAGCCGTTATCAGAAACTAGGATTCTGCTCGTTCCATACTCCTGGCCATAAAGGTCGGGAGGAATTTTTTGATGGCTTAGACTTTAGGAGCTTTGACTTAACAGAGCTTCCAGGCCTCGATATGCTTCATTCACCGAGTGGAATTATTGCTGAGGCCCAAAAACGTTCGGCTGAGGTTTTTGGAGCTGAGGAGACGTTTTTCCTAATCAATGGAGGAACGGTCGGAAATCAAGCGATGTTTCTATCTCTGGAAGAAACATCGGATAAACGTGTTGTTGTTGAGAGAAGCTCTCATCGTTCCGTAATGTCGGCTTTAGTTTTAAGTGGAAGGAAACCGCACTATGTGATACCCACAGTTCATCCGGAATTTAACCTTCCTTTAGGATTGGATGTTGGGAAACAACGCATTCCGTGGCCGGAAATTTCTGCTTGCCATGTGACGTATCCCAGTTATTACGGGACAGGCTTCGAATTAAACCAATTATTAGATGAGAGAAAGCGTATGGGGTGTAATACACCTATTCTTGTCGATCAAGCACACGGTTCACATTATCTAGGCCCACTTTTTCCTCCGAGTGCTTTAGAGCTTGGTGCAGACCTTGTCCTACATAGTTCTCATAAGACCTTAAGTGCCTTGACTCAGTCGGCTATGCTTCATGTTCAAGGAGATAGGATTTCTCGCACCCGCTTGAGGCAAAGCCTAGAAATTCTGCAATCTTCAAGTCCGAGTTATTTACTTCTGGCTTCATTAGAAAGGGCTGGAGAATTCGCTTTGAATTTTGGACGTTGGGCTAGTCTTCGAGAAGAAGTCGAAACTCTTCATCGCAAAGTTGGCAGAAATTTTCGCATCCTCTCTCAAAAAGATGCCGGAAGCTACGACATTCACACAGTGGATTGGTCTAAAATCTTAATTAATACCTTGCCCCTTGGTGTTCCTGCTTCTCGCTGTGTGGAATACCTCCGAGAAAGTTACGGGATTGAACCAGAGTTGTGGGATGAGGAAAATATTCTGTTCATGTTAGGAATTGGGAACATGCCAGAGGATGTCCGAAGGCTTACAAAGGGGTTAGAAAGTTTAGCGGAGTCAGCGTCCGGTTTCCCTCGTTTGCCTGGATTCGTAGAATTGAAAAAGCGAGTGCAATACGATGGAAACGTAATTCCTCCCTTGCCTAATTTAATTCTTTCTCCGAGGGAAGCTTTCTTCGCACATAAACGACAAATTTCTCTCAAGGAAAGTTTGGGACATGTTGTCGGGGAAACCATCTCCCCTTATCCGCCCGGAATACCTGTCATCGTGATGGGCGAACTAATGACTCCTGAAGTACTGGGTACACTCCTCACCGCTGGAGAGGGGCGTTGGCAAGGGTGGGACGGCTTTAGAAACCAAACAATATGGGTGGTCGATCAGGAATAAGGGATGAAAATGGAGATATCATGAATCTACAGTTGGCACTTTTAGAGAAGGCGGCACGCGAAGGTCGCTTGGCACATCTCTTACTGTTTCATGGAGGAAGTGCCTTGCATCAACGAGAGGTGGCTCTTCGGTTGGCGCAGATTTTAAACTGCGATCTCCCTACGCCAGAGGGACCATGCTTGAGTTGTTCAGCTTGTCGGAAAATTTTTAGTGGGAATCATCCCGACGTGTTATGGTTAAAGCCACTCAAGACGACCCTCGGAATCGAGCAAGTCCTGGCATGGCAAGAAAAGGTATCCCT
This window encodes:
- the nifJ gene encoding pyruvate:ferredoxin (flavodoxin) oxidoreductase; the protein is MAKMKTMDGNEAAAHASYAFTEVATIFPITPSSTMAELVDEWAAHGRKNIFGQTVKVVEMQSEAGAAGAVHGSLQAGALTTTYTASQGLLLMIPNMYKIAGELLPCVFHVSARALATHALSIFGDHQDVMSVRATGFAQLSSHNVQEALDLGFIAHLATVKSRVPFMHFFDGFRTSHEIQKIEIPEYEEVATLLDMDAVQAFRDRSLNPERPVLRGTAQNPDVYFQGREASNSFYDVIPDMVEHYMQEYKKLTGREYHPFQYYGAEDAEHVIVAMGSICDTIEETIDYLVARGEKVGVIKVHLFRPFSSDYFFKVLPKTVKKIAVLERTKEPGSLGEPLYLDVKDIFYSSDMKPVIVGGRYGLGSKDTTPSQVLAVYKNLKSEAPKNGFTIGIVDDVTFKSLAEDEIIDTAPEGTISCKFWGLGSDGTVGANKQAIKIIGDHTKLYAQAYFQYDSKKSGGITVSHVRFGKKQIKSPYYVTGTNYIACHNQTYVHQYDLLKGLRKGGNFVLNCQWTPEELEEKLPAAMKQSLAKNEVNFYIIDAVSIARQIGLGSRINMVMQAAFFKLANVIPVEEAIDYLKASVVKTYGKKGQNIVDMNNAAIDKGVSSLVKVEIPASWANADNAQAQAAAAVEETDFVKNILRPMNALEGDNLPVSTFTGREDGTFPVGTACSEKRGIAVVVPEWQMDKCIQCNQCSYVCPHAAIRPFLMNEEEAKNAPATFVGKKAIGKEAVNLQFRVQISTLDCTGCGNCAEVCPAKDKALIMKPAAEQMEQQAENWEFAVTLANKSKLFDVTTVKGSQFAQPLLEFNGACPGCGETAYIKLVTQLFGDRMMIANATGCSSIWGGSAPSVPYTTNQEGKGPSWANSLFEDNAEFGYGMYLGVRQQREKLVELMTQALEMEISAELKEAFQEWIKGWDDAEASKVATVKVLAGLNGYVGDNKVLSEILAKKDNLIKKSQWILGGDGWAYDIGFGGLDHVLASGDDVNVFVLDTEVYSNTGGQSSKSTPRAAVAKFAAAGKKIRKKDLGMIAMSYGYVYVAQIALGANMAQTIKVIKEAEAYKGPSLIIAYAPCINHGLKVGMTKSVQEQKKAVDSGYWHLYHYNPDLIDQGQNPFSLDSKEPTTSFREFIMGEVRYSSLVNTFPDTAEELFAGAEKYSKVRYESYKRLADQKWD
- a CDS encoding CBO0543 family protein — protein: MSHLIIKVFTDYQIIVTIIIVAISLKWGDWRNWKRYYPTMLFYITGNFVYDLIAYNYPLWEYESPLLKTTFSDLLIALVFYPATIVLYLPHIPKGFLKQALWVTFWVCVYSIVEIVSYGFGFFSYHNGWSIGWSILFDCFMFPLLWLHYRKPVWGLLMAVAMAYTVIWYFQIPFSSMK
- a CDS encoding DUF2935 domain-containing protein, giving the protein MLATGSVPMIGNFVRESLDLHLFFARIMREHAIFLQASFYPKDVTYAQQAEQFKCQYDEILKEALMLSDCTASVEVLKSGELVTNETLRSEQKTQELTGILIDMTLTTEEFRVTQDQGTIPAEIQPQVSELNHKSINLTTSFAKFKAMVLNQVTHCHLATNLFPSQLEHVYREALFYLKVIKRMQNNQFVDGRVDLFEQEVFWGEIMEEHAMFVRHLLDPSEKELCRKARDLARRFEQLEQKMKGEGLPASSFGRLRQENIAATLSIAEFKATGTELLLACQVKSLLSPLLTDHTLREANYYLRILQSWKPGYIGRG
- a CDS encoding spore germination protein; its protein translation is MRSWMKMIKELTIRPKGERQIRKSPSYSFEEDLNKPLSGTAVKEILSKSSDVVFREFSLQGKELIPCILAAVDGMVDKNLLDQFILKPLMVDLAGHQEFSQVTLSNVVDKLQSLLPGLELKKIFKMGEALDAVLSGDAVMFFGDTEVGIVLGAKGWANRGVTEPITESIVKGPREGFSETLRINTSLLRRKIKHPSLRIISLKLGDITKTDIVVTYIEKIASPDIVSEVFRRLSKIKIDAMLGNGYIEEMIEDNPYSPFPQISFTERPDVLAGKLLEGKVAIIVDGTPIVLVVPAVLTQFLNVNEDYYQRAMVAILARFVRFVGAFVAIMAPSVYIAVTTFHQEIIPTDLLMSISAGRQGVPFPALLEALIMTVTLEILQEAGLRLPKPIGSTIGIVGALIIGDAAVKAGLVSPLMVIIIGLTAVASYAIPTFDLGLAVRLIRFPFMVLAGVLGFFGVSVGIYVVTIHLLGLRSFGVPYLSPIAPLRVRALLQDTFVRAPWWALKRRPQLIDVEEPRSGEKGKG
- a CDS encoding GerAB/ArcD/ProY family transporter → MERISPHQFMTLGSAVLLGTTFLPIALIVTGVGGRDGWMSILPGFVMGIPYGLMVLSFLAQYPQKNLLQITEILLGKWIGKIIGIMYILITGYFGGLLLGQVGNIYEGSIMPLTPFWLFCLGALLLVFYLVSSGIEVLARFSEAIFPVIVLALVLNLGLSIPRMEQGELMPILSEGIKPLLFGVIKTLPFAMEYTLFLTGILTFLPTGKQEFGQLKREIWRAVFLVGSLDTMVVLIQILVFGPTETVRIVYGLLELGKMVEVSRTVAGVESIFLGVWLGAAAIKIGAFFFMSTWGLESVFNLKGLKWNLAVGTVFVGIALGFTRAPNLITEISLVDNYVILPFTSVWILALWGISRWKKGAGVQ
- a CDS encoding Ger(x)C family spore germination protein; this encodes MKSNRKRKVMLLLILMACSLFLNGCWDKQEVEELAPLVGVGFDLGQKPGTFLITEQYALPKKGAAASEIEGWTYSSEVSSAREMNEMTSKLLNLQPFMGSLKVIVIGEDAAKVGFKDMLDFAQRLSEFRRSMYLVLAKGKAESLLNMKLRKGELPAMFLKSNIETGKTISTFPTVRLGHYLTVLGRKSTAPILPMIESIKPGDGGIEYEAKDGDGAQEARFQGSGVFREDRLIDFLTDDETKGYMWLENQVVQRLINTVGLEESQVNFSGQVIKSRTKYKVNDNNGTIELQYRIKVSISVDEVMGLKKRLSEPEWVDFMKGAEKSFAKVIQKECELSIKKERELGLDFLGIGRHIEQRNPAYWKTVKDHWEDDIADFPVSVNVEVTINHSGMSGNSVTTN
- a CDS encoding sigma factor G inhibitor Gin, with the protein product MMKTIHEENNVQEIVVNEAKILPICYRCAQVPKNGLYDGFRIEGMFFCSDCQEELFTAEPGSPEYKEFQFLIKEILF
- a CDS encoding amino acid decarboxylase, with protein sequence MGKLGEGLSRYQKLGFCSFHTPGHKGREEFFDGLDFRSFDLTELPGLDMLHSPSGIIAEAQKRSAEVFGAEETFFLINGGTVGNQAMFLSLEETSDKRVVVERSSHRSVMSALVLSGRKPHYVIPTVHPEFNLPLGLDVGKQRIPWPEISACHVTYPSYYGTGFELNQLLDERKRMGCNTPILVDQAHGSHYLGPLFPPSALELGADLVLHSSHKTLSALTQSAMLHVQGDRISRTRLRQSLEILQSSSPSYLLLASLERAGEFALNFGRWASLREEVETLHRKVGRNFRILSQKDAGSYDIHTVDWSKILINTLPLGVPASRCVEYLRESYGIEPELWDEENILFMLGIGNMPEDVRRLTKGLESLAESASGFPRLPGFVELKKRVQYDGNVIPPLPNLILSPREAFFAHKRQISLKESLGHVVGETISPYPPGIPVIVMGELMTPEVLGTLLTAGEGRWQGWDGFRNQTIWVVDQE